One Prunus dulcis chromosome 8, ALMONDv2, whole genome shotgun sequence DNA window includes the following coding sequences:
- the LOC117636878 gene encoding uncharacterized protein LOC117636878, with protein sequence MMRSRVVSSLIVDRIRAKPELKPVEIIHEFKDYYGIDISYYHAWFGKELAKLDVHGDESKSFNELVWYADAVKETNTGSLCTLDCEAGINRFRRFFVSFGGCIAGFQYCIPLLFIDATFLKSKYKGQLLCASGKNGNQGMVTGFYPLAFGVVDSETEENWTWFLQHLASILLPMGRVVTFFSDRNQGLLNAMGFVFPGWPHSYCYYHLKQNLISKYPKSGYGKLLQDRVINLFSRCAYAVTEEEFKVAMEELVIVGSSKVKAFISDLSRDHYANAFFKGMRYGEMANSLAESFNNWVGVFRDLPVLPLIEGIRQKLMVLNSQRRFEAEKWTTVLCPEMETRLCENAEAGRTWAVRRSNSTIFEVFADYSVMVDLEQRTCSCRLWQIDGFPCTHAVAAILAKRDSVYDYVECYYKTDFF encoded by the exons ATGATGAGGTCTCGTGTGGTGTCCTCCCTCATTGTGGACAGAATTCGTGCAAAACCCGAGCTGAAGCCAGTTGAGATTATACACGAGTTCAAAGATTATTATGGTATAGACATTTCATACTACCACGCATGGTTTGGCAAAGAGTTAGCTAAATTGGACGTTCACGGTGATGAGTCGAAGTCCTTCAACGAGTTAGTGTGGTATGCGGATGCCGTAAAGGAAACTAACACTGGTTCTCTCTGCACTCTTGATTGTGAAGCTGGAATTAATCGCTTTCGACGGTTTTTTGTGTCTTTTGGCGGTTGCATTGCTGGATTTCAATATTGCATACCCTTGTTGTTCATTGATGCTACGTTTTTGAAGAGCAAGTACAAGGGGCAGCTTCTCTGTGCTTCGGGAAAGAATGGAAATCAAGGTATGGTTACT gggTTTTATCCTCTAGCTTTTGGAGTTGTTGATTCTGAGACAGAGGAGAATTGGACTTGGTTTCTTCAACATTTGGCTTCTATATTGCTACCGATGGGGAGAGTGGTGACCTTTTTCTCGGACCGCAATCAAGGTTTGTTAAATGCAATGGGGTTTGTGTTTCCCGGATGGCCTCATTCTTACTGTTATTATCACCTCAAACAGAATTTGATATCAAAGTACCCAAAGTCAGGTTATGGGAAACTGCTCCAAGACCGTGTTATCAATTTATTTAGTAGATGCGCATATGCTGTTACGGAGGAAGAGTTTAAGGTAGCAATGGAGGAGTTGGTGATTGTTGGGAGTTCGAAAGTGAAGGCATTTATATCTGATTTGTCTAGAGATCACTATGCCAACGCATTTTTCAAAGGAATGCGTTATGGGGAGATGGCAAACAGTTTGGCGGAGTCCTTTAATAATTGGGTTGGTGTGTTTCGAGATTTGCCGGTGCTACCTTTGATAGAAGGGATTCGACAGAAATTGATGGTATTGAATTCTCAACGACGATTTGAAGCGGAGAAGTGGACAACAGTTTTGTGTCCGGAGATGGAAACTAGACTCTGTGAAAATGCGGAGGCCGGTAGGACTTGGGCAGTTCGTCGTTCTAATTCCACTATTTTTGAAGTATTTGCTGATTATTCTGTGATGGTTGATCTCGAGCAAAGGACTTGTTCTTGCCGTCTTTGGCAAATTGACGGTTTTCCTTGCACACATGCGGTGGCTGCAATCCTAGCAAAGAGAGATTCAGTTTATGATTACGTGGAGTGTTACTACAAAACCGACTTCTTTTGA